Proteins encoded in a region of the Vicia villosa cultivar HV-30 ecotype Madison, WI linkage group LG5, Vvil1.0, whole genome shotgun sequence genome:
- the LOC131603180 gene encoding 5-oxoprolinase 1-like translates to MGSVTEGKLRFCIDRGGTFTDVYAEIPGHRNGRVLKLLSVDPLNYDDAPVEGIRRILEEFSGEKIPRSSKIPTEKIEWIRMGTTVATNALLERKGERIAVCVTRGFRDLLQIGNQARPSIFDLTVSKPSNLYEEVVEVDERVVLVQENEEENQGGSLPVVKGVSGELVKIVKPLDEEVLKPVLKNLLEKGISCLAVVLMHSYTFPQHEQQVERLALDLGFRHVSISSSLSPMVRAVPRGLTASVDAYLTPVIKDYLSGFISKFDEGLGKLNVLFMQSDGGLAPESSFSGHKAILSGPAGGVVGYSQTLFGLETEKPLIGFDMGGTSTDVSRYAGSYEQVLETQIAGAIIQAPQLDINTVAAGGGSKLKFQFGAFQAGPESVGAHPGPVCYRKGGELAITDANLVLGSVIPDYFPSIFGPNEDQPLDVKSTREEFEKLAKNINAYRKNQDPSTKDMTVEEIALGFVDVANETMCRPIRQLTEMKGHETKNHALACFGGAGPQHACAIARSLGMKEVLIHKFCGILSAYGMGLANVVEEAQEPYAAVYGTESIFEASQREAVLLRQIKQKLQSQGFKEESISTETYLNLRYEGTDTAIMVKRLIAEDGKPVDYATEFMRLFQQEYGFKLENRNIVICDVRVRGIGVTNILRPQPIEPASGSPIVEGYYKVYFGNGWQETPLYKLEKMGYGHTMSGPAIVMNGNSTVIVEPNCRAIITKYGNIKIEIDSPLSSIKISDKVADVVQLSIFNHRFMGIAEQMGRTLQRTSISTNIKERLDFSCALFDPNGGLVANAPHVPVHLGAMSSTVRWQLNYWSDNLNEGDVLVTNHPSAGGSHLPDITVVTPVFFNGKLVFFVANRGHHAEIGGITPGSMPPFSKSILEEGAAIKAFKLVEKGIFQEQGIIKLLQFPGSDNSGIKIRGTRRIQDNLSDLHAQVAANQRGIYLVLELIEQYGLETVQAYMNYVQLNAEGAVREMLKSVGRRILSESNENSVTIEEEDYMDDGSVIHLKLSIDSNKGEAVFDFGGTSAEVYGNWNAPEAVTAAAVIYCIRCLVDVDIPLNQGCLAPVKILIPEGSFLSPSDSAAVVGGNVLTSQRITDVVFTAFQACACSQGCMNNLTFGDDTFGYYETIGGGSGAGPSWEGTSGVQCHMTNTRMTDPEIFEQRYPVILHKFGLRANSGGDGLHRGGDGLLREIEFRRPVTVSILSERRVHAPRGLKGGKDGARGANYILKKDKRKVYLGGKNSVEVFPGEILQILTPGGGGWGSPV, encoded by the coding sequence ATGGGGAGTGTTACTGAAGGGAAGTTGAGGTTTTGTATTGACAGAGGGGGGACTTTTACTGATGTTTATGCAGAAATTCCAGGTCATCGTAATGGGCGAGTTTTGAAGCTTTTATCGGTTGATCCGTTGAACTATGATGATGCGCCGGTTGAAGGGATACGGAGGATTCTTGAAGAGTTCAGCGGTGAGAAAATTCCGCGGAGCTCGAAAATACCTACTGAGAAGATTGAGTGGATAAGGATGGGGACAACTGTGGCAACGAATGCGCTTCTAGAGAGAAAGGGAGAAAGGATTGCTGTGTGTGTGACTCGAGGGTTTCGTGATTTGCTTCAGATTGGTAACCAGGCTCGTCCTAGTATATTTGATCTTACCGTGTCAAAGCCTTCGAATCTTTATGAAGAGGTTGTGGAGGTTGATGAGAGAGTTGTACTTGTTcaggaaaatgaagaagaaaatcagGGTGGTTCTTTACCTGTTGTTAAAGGTGTTTCTGGAGAGCTTGTCAAGATTGTGAAGCCGCTTGATGAAGAAGTGTTGAAGCCTGTATTGAAGAATTTACTGGAGAAAGGAATTAGTTGTCTGGCTGTTGTTTTGATGCACTCGTACACTTTCCCGCAGCATGAACAACAGGTTGAGAGGTTAGCGTTGGATCTGGGATTCAGACATGTTTCTATATCGTCTTCTTTGTCTCCCATGGTTCGTGCTGTTCCTCGTGGTTTAACCGCTAGTGTAGATGCTTATCTGACCCCAGTTATTAAAGATTACCTGTCAGGATTCATCTCCAAGTTTGATGAGGGACTTGGCAAGTTGAATGTTTTGTTTATGCAATCAGATGGAGGACTTGCGCCAGAGAGTTCCTTCTCGGGGCACAAAGCAATTCTGTCTGGCCCTGCTGGGGGAGTCGTTGGTTACTCACAAACTCTTTTTGGTCTTGAAACAGAAAAGCCATTGATTGGGTTTGATATGGGAGGTACATCCACAGATGTGAGTCGATATGCTGGAAGTTATGAGCAAGTGCTGGAAACTCAAATTGCTGGTGCCATAATTCAAGCACCTCAGCTTGACATAAACACTGTGGCTGCTGGAGGTGGTTCAAAGTTGAAGTTCCAATTTGGCGCTTTTCAAGCTGGACCAGAATCAGTTGGAGCACACCCAGGTCCTGTGTGTTATCGGAAAGGTGGAGAGTTAGCAATTACAGATGCCAACCTTGTTCTAGGTTCTGTCATTCCTGATTATTTCCCATCCATATTTGGGCCAAATGAGGATCAGCCTCTTGATGTCAAGTCAACAAGAGAAGAATTTGAGAAGCTTGCCAAGAATATAAATGCTTATCGAAAGAATCAGGATCCATCTACAAAAGACATGACAGTGGAAGAGATTGCACTTGGCTTTGTGGATGTTGCTAATGAGACCATGTGCCGTCCAATAAGGCAGTTAACTGAAATGAAGGGTCATGAGACAAAGAATCACGCACTTGCTTGCTTTGGAGGTGCTGGACCCCAGCATGCTTGTGCTATAGCTAGGTCTCTAGGTATGAAAGAAGTGCTTATTCATAAATTTTGTGGGATCTTAAGTGCGTATGGAATGGGATTGGCAAATGTTGTAGAAGAGGCGCAGGAACCTTATGCTGCAGTTTATGGAACTGAATCTATTTTTGAGGCTTCACAACGAGAAGCTGTGTTACTGAGACAAATTAAGCAGAAGTTGCAAAGTCAAGGATTTAAAGAGGAGAGTATTTCAACGGAGACATATTTGAACTTGAGATATGAAGGCACAGACACTGCCATCATGGTCAAAAGGCTGATAGCTGAAGATGGAAAACCAGTTGACTATGCTACTGAGTTTATGAGACTGTTTCAGCAGGAATACGGCTTTAAACTCGAGAACAGAAATATTGTGATATGTGATGTTAGAGTTCGTGGTATAGGAGTTACCAATATATTGAGGCCACAGCCCATAGAACCTGCCTCTGGCAGTCCTATAGTTGAAGGCTACTATAAGGTTTATTTTGGAAATGGTTGGCAGGAAACACCTCTCTATAAGCTTGAAAAGATGGGGTATGGCCATACCATGTCGGGCCCAGCAATCGTTATGAATGGTAATAGCACTGTGATTGTAGAACCAAACTGTAGAGCCATTATAACCAAATATGGAAACATCAAAATTGAAATTGATTCACCCTTGAGCAGCATTAAAATATCAGATAAAGTTGCAGATGTTGTACAGCTCTCTATTTTTAATCACAGATTTATGGGCATAGCCGAGCAAATGGGAAGGACTTTGCAAAGAACCTCAATTTCAACAAACATCAAAGAACGGCTTGATTTTTCTTGTGCTCTATTTGATCCGAATGGGGGCCTAGTTGCAAATGCACCTCATGTTCCTGTCCATCTAGGAGCGATGTCTAGTACAGTTCGGTGGCAACTCAATTACTGGAGTGACAATTTGAATGAAGGTGATGTTTTGGTTACTAATCATCCTTCAGCTGGAGGTAGCCATCTTCCTGATATAACTGTTGTCACACCTGTTTTTTTCAATGGGAAGTTGGTATTTTTTGTTGCAAATAGAGGCCATCATGCAGAGATTGGGGGTATTACTCCTGGAAGCATGCCTCCATTTTCAAAGTCCATATTGGAGGAAGGAGCTGCCATTAAGGCATTTAAACTTGTTGAAAAAGGAATCTTTCAAGAACAGGGAATTATTAAACTTTTACAGTTCCCAGGCTCCGATAACAGTGGAATTAAGATCCGAGGAACTCGTAGGATTCAAGATAACCTATCTGATTTGCATGCACAAGTAGCAGCAAATCAAAGAGGAATTTATCTAGTCCTTGAGCTTATTGAACAGTATGGACTGGAAACTGTTCAAGCTTACATGAATTATGTACAGCTGAATGCAGAAGGAGCAGTAAGAGAGATGCTGAAGTCAGTTGGTCGTAGAATTTTATCAGAGTCAAATGAAAACTCTGTGacaattgaagaagaagattacATGGATGATGGATCTGTTATTCATTTGAAACTGAGTATCGACTCTAACAAAGGAGAAGCAGTTTTTGATTTTGGTGGGACAAGTGCAGAAGTTTATGGTaattggaatgcaccagaagctGTCACAGCTGCAGCTGTCATATATTGTATTCGCTGTTTAGTGGATGTTGATATCCCTCTCAATCAAGGCTGTCTGGCTCCAGTGAAGATTCTTATTCCAGAAGGCTCATTTCTATCTCCTAGTGATAGCGCAGCTGTGGTAGGAGGTAATGTGCTTACATCTCAGAGAATCACTGATGTTGTATTTACTGCATTTCAGGCCTGTGCTTGTTCACAAGGTTGTATGAATAATCTCACATTTGGAGATGATACTTTCGGGTACTATGAAACCATTGGAGGTGGGAGTGGGGCTGGACCTTCATGGGAAGGAACCAGTGGAGTACAGTGCCATATGACAAATACAAGAATGACTGATCCAGAGATATTCGAGCAAAGATATCCAGTTATTCTGCACAAGTTTGGACTTAGAGCAAACAGTGGGGGAGATGGACTTCACAGAGGTGGTGATGGGCTTCTCCGGGAAATAGAGTTTAGGCGCCCAGTTACTGTTAGTATTCTTTCTGAGAGACGTGTCCATGCACCAAGAGGGCTTAAGGGAGGAAAAGATGGTGCACGTGGTGCTAACTACATTCTAAAGAAAGATAAACGAAAGGTATATCTTGGTGGTAAAAATTCCGTTGAGGTGTTTCCCGGAGAAATTCTTCAGATTTTGACTCCTGGGGGTGGTGGATGGGGTTCTCCGGTGTAA